The following proteins come from a genomic window of Henningerozyma blattae CBS 6284 chromosome 4, complete genome:
- the TBLA0D04110 gene encoding uncharacterized protein (similar to Saccharomyces cerevisiae NEO1 (YIL048W); ancestral locus Anc_7.234) — MNRSVDSFEVHFEEDLDSALDNITFNNRSTTNLESNPDLNQNVSSLNQPFDMKDNSSISDKNNYINNNNGKESFEMKTFINSNSINRKSFSQDTHPLLSNDENLDPHNNNSDNNSNNRRTIFTNISLIFNKFRLNLSNLAPFNYKNEKITSTQDREIHPNKTSSDDSNLYSSNQISNAKYNAFTFIPTLLYEQFKFFYNLYFLIVALSQAIPVLRIGYLSSYVAPLCFVLTVTMSKEALDDIQRRRRDKESNGELYEVLQERQLVPSKDLKVGDLLRINKGNRVPADMVLLKSSESSGESFIKTDQLDGETDWKLRIAPALSQKLSEEEIINTLTIVASPPRKEIHSFLGKIYKNDSTSNPLSIDNTLWANTVLASTGSCIGCVIYTGKDTRQSMNTTSSKVKVGLLEIEINNVSKILCASVFVLSVVLVAFAGFHNSDWYIDIMRYLILFSTIIPVSLRVNLDLAKSVYSYQIQNDALIPETIVRTSTIPEDLGRIEYLLSDKTGTLTQNDMELKKIHLGTVSYTSETFDLVAQYISLLGSNASTTQPSTSRRDFSTRVCDLIVTLALCHNVTPVFEDEELTYQAASPDEVAIVKFTEQVGLSLFKRDRKSITLLHESTGETFDCEILNMFPFNSDTKRMGIIVHFKQKEEYWFLQKGADTVMAKIVENNEWLEEETDNMAREGLRTLVIGRRKMSKKEYDNFSSDYHTASLSMTNRDDQMAEVINKHLEHDLELLGLTGVEDKLQKDVKSSIELLRNAGIKIWMLTGDKVETARCVSLNAKLISRGQNVITITKLNRPEGALSHLDYIKTNQNSCLLIDGESLAMFLTHYRSEFFEAVVRLPAVIACRCTPQQKADVALLIREITGKRVCCIGDGGNDVSMIQCADVGVGIVGKEGKQASLAADFSVTQFCHITKLFLWHGRNSYKRSAKLAQFVMHRGLVIAVCQTVYSICSKFEPLALYQGWLMVGYATCYTMFPVFSLTLDHDIPESLSKIYPELYRDLRESKSLSYRTFFVWCALSCYQGCVIQNLSQIFTSVNEIDFTKMVAISFTALILNELIMVALEIYSWNPIMIWSQAATLIFFMGSIPFLSDYYNLKYMCHVLYFGELFCIISISILPVWASKFLYRKMHPPSHTKVQAFVTV; from the coding sequence ATGAATAGAAGTGTAGACTCTTTCGAAGTGCActttgaagaagatttagaTAGTGCTTTAGATAATATAACATTCAACAATAGAAGTACTACGAACCTTGAAAGTAATCCtgatttaaatcaaaacgtttcatctttaaatcAACCTTTTGATATGAAAGacaattcttcaatatcggataaaaataactatattaataataataatggtaaagAAAGTTTTGAAATGAAAACttttataaattcaaaCTCAATAAATCGTAAGTCATTCTCTCAAGATACCCATCCCCTTTTATCAAACGATGAAAATTTAGATCCTCATAACAATAACagtgataataatagtaataatcGAAGGACAATTTTTACTAATATTTCtcttattttcaataaatttcgtttaaatctttcaaatctAGCTCCATTCAACTATAAGAACGAAAAAATAACTTCTACTCAAGATAGGGAAATTCATCCAAATAAAACATCAAGCgatgattcaaatttatattcttcaaaCCAAATATCCAATGCAAAATATAACGCTTTTACTTTTATACCGACATTACTATATgaacaatttaaatttttttataatctttattttctcaTTGTTGCCTTGTCACAAGCAATCCCTGTTTTAAGAATTGGATATTTATCATCTTACGTTGCACCTTTATGTTTTGTATTAACAGTTACTATGTCGAAAGAAGCACTGGACGATATACAAAGACGACGTAGGGATAAGGAATCTAATGGAGAATTATATGAAGTTTTACAGGAAAGACAATTGGTTCCAAGTAAAGATCTAAAAGTAGGAGATTTACttagaataaataaaggtAATAGAGTACCTGCAGATATGGTTCTGTTGAAATCAAGTGAATCTTCTGGTGAATCATTTATAAAGACAGATCAACTAGATGGTGAAACAGATTGGAAATTAAGAATAGCACCAGCATTATCACAGAAGTTatcagaagaagaaataattaatactTTAACAATTGTTGCATCTCCACCAAGAAAGGAAATACATTCGTTTTTGggtaaaatatataaaaatgattctACTTCGAATCCATTATCCATTGATAATACTCTTTGGGCAAATACTGTATTGGCCTCTACTGGCTCTTGTATTGGTTGTGTTATCTATACGGGTAAAGACACTAGACAAAGTATGAATACTACCTCTTCAAAAGTTAAAGTTGGTCTTTTAGAAATcgaaattaataatgtttctaaaattttatgTGCTTCAGTATTTGTATTGTCTGTAGTCTTGGTTGCATTTGCTGGGTTCCATAACTCAGATTGgtatattgatattatgCGATACTTAATTCTATTTTCCACTATTATTCCAGTTTCTTTGAGAGTCAACTTGGATTTAGCTAAATCAGTTTACTcttatcaaattcaaaatgatGCACTAATACCTGAAACTATTGTTAGAACTAGTACTATTCCAGAAGATTTAGGCcgtattgaatatttattaagtGATAAGACTGGTACCTTAACTCAAAATGATatggaattgaaaaaaatacatttaGGTACAGTATCATATACATCTGAAACATTTGATCTAGTAGCACAATACATTTCCCTCTTGGGTAGCAATGCAAGTACAACACAGCCATCCACTTCAAGGAGAGATTTTTCTACACGTGTATGTGACTTAATTGTCACTTTAGCCCTATGCCATAACGTCACTCCAGTTTTTGAAGACGAAGAATTAACATATCAAGCAGCCTCACCAGACGAAGTTGCCATTGTCAAATTCACCGAACAAGTTGGTTTATCACTGTTTAAAAGAGACCGTAAGAGTATTACTTTACTACATGAAAGTACAGGTGAAACTTTTGATTgtgaaattttgaatatgtTTCCCTTTAATTCAGATACAAAAAGAATGGGGATTATAGTCCACTTTAAACAAAAGGAAGAATATTGGTTTTTACAAAAAGGTGCAGATACTGTGATGGCTAAAATtgtagaaaataatgaatggCTGGAAGAAGAGACTGATAATATGGCTCGTGAAGGTTTACGTACTTTAGTAATTGGTAGAAGAAAAATGTCAAAGAAGGAATATGATAACTTTTCTAGTGATTACCATACAGCATCACTTTCAATGACCAATAGAGATGACCAAATGGCAGAAGTAATTAACAAGCATTTAGAACatgatttagaattattggGTTTAACAGGCGTGGAAgataaattacaaaaagaTGTAAAGAGCTCTATTGAACTTTTAAGAAATGCAGGTATCAAGATTTGGATGTTAACTGGTGATAAAGTAGAAACTGCACGTTGTGTATCACTAAATGCAAAGCTAATCTCTAGAGGTCAAAATGTAATTACCATTACCAAGCTAAATAGACCAGAAGGTGCATTAAGTCATCTAGATTATATTAAGacaaatcaaaattcatgtttattaattgatgGTGAATCATTGGCAATGTTTTTAACTCATTATAGAtctgaattttttgaagCAGTTGTTAGATTACCTGCTGTGATTGCATGTAGATGTACTCCACAGCAAAAAGCTGACGTAGCTTTATTAATTAGGGAAATCACCGGGAAAAGAGTATGCTGTATTGGTGATGGTGGTAACGATGTTAGCATGATTCAATGTGCAGACGTTGGTGTAGGTATTGTTGGGAAAGAAGGTAAACAGGCATCTTTGGCTGCAGATTTTTCAGTAACTCAATTTTGCCACATTACTAAGTTATTTTTATGGCATGGAAGAAACTCATATAAAAGATCTGCTAAACTGGCTCAATTTGTTATGCATAGAGGTCTTGTTATTGCAGTATGTCAAACTGTTTATTCTATATGTTCCAAATTCGAACCATTAGCTCTTTATCAAGGTTGGTTAATGGTTGGATATGCTACTTGTTATACAATGTTTCCAGTGTTTTCATTAACTCTGGATCATGATATTCCAGAATCATTATCCAAGATTTATCCAGAACTTTATAGAGATTTGAGAGAATCTAAAAGTTTATCTTATAGGACTTTTTTCGTTTGGTGCGCCTTATCGTGTTATCAAGGATGtgtaattcaaaatttatcaCAGATTTTTACAAGTgttaatgaaattgattttaCTAAAATGGTAGCCATAAGTTTTACTGCATTGATCTTGAACGAGTTAATTATGGTTGCATTAGAGATATATTCCTGGAATCCAATTATGATATGGAGTCAAGCTGCAACGTTAATATTCTTCATGGGATCTATTCCGTTTTTGAgtgattattataatttaaagtaTATGTGTCACGTATTATACTTTGgtgaattattttgtatcatatcaatatcaatattaccAGTTTGGGCTTCCAAATTTCTATATAGAAAAATGCATCCACCAAGTCATACGAAAGTGCAAGCTTTTGTAACAGTTTGA
- the TBLA0D04120 gene encoding SPX and EXS domain-containing protein (similar to Saccharomyces cerevisiae SYG1 (YIL047C); ancestral locus Anc_7.233) gives MIQEFLNGRKNISIIKLVKKLEVYKNEKIHSLPQKASFFLGPSSGSDQIIDAKKLKINEFVNDWLIDCQLTNINDFYLSLLDQCEERFKVLENQLSIYNLHMKLHHEATTTSLLTTSTSYDSIQQIATNPIEKHPHKNVWQCCKSFLFKNNLLPSLPIYLETWLFNKKNNLPLENCSIFNDQLHLDLKDSKSLLLDAILEFYLFLQLIKGFRTLNVMGIRKIIKKFDKIVNANEQLSFLLNCHKDYPLFYHHTNIKKPVTGANTPSTMDSFLQLKQSSSLLFNNLPELPTTNDPIIKWESIVAKWYSIDLINKNCPQERKLNQEILKKLTNEFSLNERVVHENNRSLIQIFTAGLGLGFSFATFIYTINILRINQLTINFKLLLPIWGGWFLFLLIAWLYMIDCFIWHRCGINYRFIMLGEIHTSHGTRFFNNDFATSFIPIKIYFLNFFTLPFSILMLKSFENNQLNPYFPIYIIMTLLLFICPNGIIPYWDKLVQSRKHILIGMIRLVMSGFFPVEFADFFWGVIFCSLGYSLGSLGMIYCVYSNDNGRDLCGVTHNSSIAALVCLPNFWRCMQCIRRYGDSKQWFPHIPNAIKYFIGVVSTAAFCAYRLGNYGGSFTAFFIWSSVINSIYVSIWDLLMDCTFFQPNSKNWLLRDDLYLAGSKHCVTGEYSLKKKWVYYAFIIFDVVIRFQWVFYVVASHELQLSSISSFILATTEILRRFVWVIFRVENEHVANVKLCRVTGEAPLPYPNISSQMHQSSSHETSTPPDILINDVENNLSSSNHSISSQALSECSTISSDMVSHIPIPINSLNDPQAITSGSMARSITWAHTSDFQRPRAFSSNKYQELNKKE, from the coding sequence atgattcaaGAATTCCTGAATGGaaggaaaaatatatcaattatCAAGCtggtaaaaaaattggaagTATACAAGAATGAAAAGATTCATTCTCTTCCTCAAAAAGCATCATTTTTCTTGGGTCCAAGTTCAGGTTCTGATCAAATTATAGATGctaagaaattgaaaataaatgaatttgtTAATGATTGGTTGATTGATTGCCAATtaactaatattaatgatttctATCTATCTCTATTAGATCAATGTGAAGAACGGTTCAAAGTGTTGGAAAATCAATTATCGATTTACAACTTACACATGAAACTCCATCACGAGGCAACGACAACTTCTCTTTTAACAACTTCTACTTCTTATGATTCCATTCAACAAATCGCTACTAAtccaattgaaaaacaTCCTCATAAAAACGTTTGGCAATGttgtaaatcatttttatttaaaaataatttattacctTCATTACCTATTTATTTAGAGACTTGgcttttcaataaaaaaaataatcttcCATTAGAAAATTGTTCCATCTTTAATGATCAATTACATTTGGATCTTAAAGattctaaatcattattgttGGATGCAATTTTGgaattttatcttttcttACAATTGATTAAAGGGTTTAGAACTCTTAATGTAATGggtattagaaaaattattaaaaaattcgataaaattgtaaatgCAAACGAACAATTATCATTCTTATTAAATTGCCATAAGGATTATCCattattttatcatcacacaaatattaaaaaaccAGTCACGGGGGCTAACACTCCCAGCACGATGGATTCGtttttacaattaaaacaaaGTTCTTCTCTCTTATTCAACAATCTACCTGAGTTACCAACTACAAATGatccaattattaaatgggAATCTATTGTGGCTAAATGGTATTCGatagatttaataaataaaaattgcCCTCAGGagagaaaattaaatcaggaaattttgaaaaaattgacaAATGAATTCTCTTTAAATGAAAGAGTTGTGcatgaaaataatagatcattaattcaaatctttACTGCAGGGTTAGGGCTAGGTTTTTCATTTGCaacttttatatatacaattaatatcttgagaattaatcaattgacaatcaatttcaaattattattaccaatttGGGGCGGATggtttttatttcttttaatcgCTTGGCTTTATATGATAGATTGCTTCATTTGGCATAGATGTGGTATCAATTATAGATTTATCATGTTGGGTGAAATCCATACTTCTCATGGTACaagattctttaataatgattttgcTACAAGTTTTATCCccattaaaatttattttttaaattttttcactttacctttttcaattttaatgttgaaatcttttgaaaataatcaGTTAAACCCATATTTCCCAATCTATATCATTATGACTCTGTTACTATTCATTTGTCCCAATGGTATCATACCATATTGGGATAAACTAGTACAATCAAGAAAACATATTTTAATTGGTATGATTAGATTAGTCATGTCGGGATTTTTCCCCGTAGAATTTGCTGATTTCTTTTGGGGTGTCATCTTTTGTTCATTAGGTTATTCACTTGGTAGTCTTGGTATGATTTATTGTgtttattcaaatgataatgGAAGAGATCTTTGTGGTGTTACACATAACAGTAGTATAGCGGCCTTGGTCTGTTTACCTAACTTTTGGAGATGTATGCAATGTATTAGAAGATATGGTGATTCAAAACAATGGTTTCCTCATATTCCAAACgcaattaaatatttcatcgGTGTGGTTTCTACAGCTGCATTCTGTGCTTATAGATTAGGGAATTATGGTGGTAGTTTCACCGCTTTCTTCATTTGGTCTTCCGTTATAAATTCCATTTATGTTTCAATTTGGGATTTATTAATGGATTGCACTTTTTTCCAACCAAACTCGAAAAATTGGTTATTAAGAGatgatttatatttagcAGGTTCTAAACATTGTGTCACTGGAGAAtattctttgaaaaaaaaatgggtTTATTACGcatttattatctttgaTGTTGTTATTAGATTCCAATGGGTCTTTTATGTTGTGGCTTCTCATGAATTACAATTAAGTTCAATCTCATCTTTCATCCTAGCAACAACTGAGATATTAAGAAGATTTGTTTGGGTTATATTCCGTGTGGAAAATGAACATGTGGCAAATGTAAAATTATGTAGAGTCACAGGTGAAGCTCCATTGCCTtatccaaatatttcttcaCAAATGCATCAATCTTCTTCTCATGAAACAAGTACCCCTCCagatattttgattaacgatgtagaaaataatttatcatcttcTAATCATTCAATAAGTTCACAAGCATTAAGTGAATGTAGTACCATCTCTTCAGATATGGTATCACATATTCCAATCCCAATTAATAGTTTAAACGATCCACAAGCTATTACTTCTGGAAGCATGGCAAGATCAATTACCTGGGCTCATACAAGTGATTTCCAAAGACCTCGAGCTTTCTcctcaaataaatatcaagaattgaataaaaaagaataa
- the MET30 gene encoding ubiquitin-binding SDF ubiquitin ligase complex subunit MET30 (similar to Saccharomyces cerevisiae MET30 (YIL046W); ancestral locus Anc_7.231), translated as MKESKKRSHEENEENTNKRPRPGVPEYNFNKFCYRHNPDVQSLSTTDCKMKDLEKMDEINSKVQKLGDEDKKNVQRIFEVFNNANPTIRKLIIDGILMESCSPQLSYISSQLVNLIKIDFISVLPREISLKILRYLDCQSLCNAAIVSRSWQRLADDDSVWYHMCEQHIDKKCRNCGWGLPLLHMKRVRMCNEVCQVKDLSGGMKCTTVNPWKNVYRERYKVESNWRRGCCQIREFKGHMDGVLTLQFNYRLLFTGSYDSTIAIWDLYSGKLIRRLNGHSDGIKTLYFDENKLITGSLDKTIRVWDYKGGRCISTYKGHSDSILSVDCYKKLIVSGSADCSVKVWHIERRTCYTLKGHTEWVNCVKLHPTSFSCFSASDDCTIRMWDLRSNKCLKVFKGHVGQVQKVIPLSIKDIEGLVVDDEVQSSASAQSTADEPCDDPLDTSIPYPTHLLSCSLDNTIKLWDVYTGKCVRTQFGHVEGVWDIAADNFRIVSGSHDGCVKVWDLQSGRCTNSFQGTQRVEESSSTESPQSGPGPHPHEPPAKLVPIACVALGDSQFLSGDELGCVKLYNFDI; from the coding sequence ATGAAAGAGAGTAAGAAGAGGAGTCATGAAGAGAATGAAGAGAATACGAATAAACGGCCCAGGCCCGGTGTACCCGAGTATAATTTCAACAAGTTTTGTTATCGACACAACCCCGATGTCCAATCATTAAGTACCACAGATTGTAAGATGAAGGATCTTGAGAAGATGGATGAGATAAATAGCAAAGTGCAAAAGTTAGGAGATGAGGATAAAAAGAACGTACAAAGGATATTTGAAGTTTTCAATAACGCTAACCCGACGATCAGGAAATTGATTATTGATGGGATATTGATGGAAAGCTGTTCCCCACAACTTTCGTATATCTCATCACAGCTGGTGAATTTGATCAAGATTGATTTCATTAGTGTGCTGCCCCGAGAGATTTCGTTAAAGATTTTGAGATATTTAGATTGTCAATCGCTTTGTAATGCGGCGATTGTATCGAGAAGTTGGCAGCGATTAGCAGATGATGATTCGGTTTGGTATCACATGTGTGAACAACATATTGATAAGAAATGTCGAAATTGTGGATGGGGGTTACCTCTTTTGCATATGAAACGAGTACGAATGTGTAATGAAGTGTGTCAGGTGAAAGATTTGAGCGGCGGGATGAAATGTACAACTGTTAACCCATGGAAGAACGTTTACCGAGAGAGATACAAAGTGGAGTCGAATTGGAGGCGTGGGTGTTGTCAAATACGAGAGTTCAAAGGTCATATGGATGGTGTTTTGACGCTGCAGTTTAATTACCGCTTATTATTTACCGGGTCGTATGATTCGACGATTGCTATATGGGATCTGTATAGTGGTAAGTTGATACGACGGTTGAATGGTCATTCTGACGGGATCAAAACGTTATATTTCGATGAAAACAAGTTGATTACGGGGTCCTTAGACAAGACGATACGGGTGTGGGACTACAAAGGTGGTAGGTGTATCAGTACGTACAAGGGCCACAGCGATAGTATATTGAGTGTGGACTGTTACAAGAAATTGATTGTGAGTGGGAGTGCGGATTGCAGTGTAAAAGTATGGCATATCGAAAGAAGGACGTGTTATACGTTGAAAGGTCATACGGAATGGGTGAATTGTGTCAAGTTGCATCCAACAAGCTTTTCATGTTTTAGTGCCAGCGATGATTGTACGATACGAATGTGGGATTTACGAAGTAACAAGTGTTTGAAAGTTTTCAAAGGCCATGTGGGCCAAGTCCAAAAAGTGATACCGTTGAGTATCAAAGATATCGAGGGGCTTGTAGTGGATGACGAAGTGCAGTCCTCGGCATCTGCACAATCAACTGCAGATGAGCCGTGTGACGACCCACTGGATACTTCCATACCGTACCCAACCCATCTGCTGTCATGCTCCTTAGACAATACGATCAAGCTATGGGATGTATACACGGGGAAATGCGTGCGCACCCAGTTTGGTCACGTGGAGGGTGTTTGGGATATAGCAGCTGACAATTTCCGTATAGTGAGTGGATCACACGACGGATGTGTCAAAGTGTGGGATTTACAATCGGGCAGGTGTACAAACAGTTTCCAAGGAACCCAGCGCGTGGAGGAGAGTAGTTCTACAGAGTCGCCACAGTCAGGCCCCGGCCCACACCCGCACGAGCCGCCGGCAAAATTAGTGCCTATTGCGTGTGTTGCGTTGGGTGATTCTCAATTTCTGAGTGGGGACGAGCTAGGCTGTGTGAAGttgtataattttgatatttga
- the GIP2 gene encoding Gip2p (similar to Saccharomyces cerevisiae GIP2 (YER054C) and PIG2 (YIL045W); ancestral locus Anc_7.230), whose translation MYVRNSTNTSAQRVPGLSLQFLHRPRRGTLDDGLFPDDELQRNTAYNKSCASRQISAWDSHDSHTTRQDIQDLDPLDTSLQPLDTSTARFTPGHARSRSLPGSPAIATTSTAHPPVRRTRSVHFDTSIPICLFDCDSSPHSAPPGQQVGRLGEPLSMGSPPISRQQQRVVEQPMANPDALVQVQAETDTTATLPPPPPPPLPLPPPPPPPLPLPPPTPLLVALNFATVPGPDPRATRQRVLYAAAPEGPNIRLASLTLHNYSYRDAYYIVLGKLHVRNLAYHKQVSCVFTWDSWTTQLQITASYVGKTPSEPPSESVLYKAPGQEESCENDWDIFQFVLDVGDMALDTCPRLELCAHATQGVAPQGPWSHDDWANNGGANYIVAIRPSLAGRT comes from the coding sequence ATGTACGTCCGCAACAGCACTAACACCAGTGCCCAGCGTGTTCCTGGCCTTTCACTGCAATTCCTGCACCGACCACGCCGCGGCACTCTTGACGACGGGTTATTCCCAGACGATGAACTCCAGCGAAACACTGCCTACAACAAGTCATGTGCCTCCCGCCAGATCTCTGCCTGGGACTCCCACGACTCCCACACTACACGCCAAGACATCCAAGACTTGGACCCACTAGACACTTCTCTGCAGCCACTCGACACCTCCACGGCCCGGTTCACGCCCGGCCACGCCCGTTCCCGGTCTCTGCCTGGATCTCCAGCAATCGCCACTACAAGCACAGCCCACCCGCCAGTACGCCGTACCCGCAGTGTCCATTTCGATACCAGCATTCCTATCTGCCTGTTCGATTGTGACAGCAGTCCGCATTCGGCCCCACCGGGCCAACAAGTCGGCCGCCTGGGCGAGCCGCTCAGCATGGGCAGCCCGCCGATCTCGCGCCAGCAACAACGCGTCGTGGAACAGCCCATGGCCAATCCAGACGCCCTGGTGCAAGTCCAGGCAGAAACAGACACCACTGCCACCCTGCCGCctccaccaccaccacccTTGCCACTGCCGCctccaccaccaccacccTTGCCACTGCCGCCTCCTACGCCACTGCTGGTTGCCCTTAACTTCGCCACCGTTCCAGGCCCAGACCCACGGGCCACCCGCCAACGCGTACTGTATGCAGCAGCACCAGAGGGTCCGAACATCCGTCTAGCATCACTCACTCTACACAACTACTCGTATCGTGACGCCTACTACATTGTCCTGGGCAAGCTGCATGTACGCAATTTGGCATACCACAAGCAAGTCTCGTGTGTGTTCACGTGGGATTCCTGGACCACCCAGTTACAAATTACTGCGTCTTACGTGGGCAAGACGCCGAGCGAGCCGCCGAGCGAGTCTGTTCTTTACAAGGCCCCTGGGCAGGAAGAGTCTTGCGAAAATGACTGGGACATCTTCCAGTTCGTGTTGGACGTTGGTGATATGGCTCTCGACACGTGTCCCCGTCTGGAATTGTGTGCACACGCCACCCAGGGCGTCGCGCCACAGGGGCCCTGGAGTCACGACGACTGGGCTAACAACGGCGGTGCTAATTACATAGTGGCTATTCGGCCGAGCCTGGCGGGCCGGACCTAA
- the TBLA0D04150 gene encoding uncharacterized protein (similar to Saccharomyces cerevisiae YER053C-A; ancestral locus Anc_7.229): MQDIPVFAAIFVSLLVFYLSAHRRTMNSYKTAVPFLQ, translated from the coding sequence ATGCAAGATATTCCAGTATTCGCCGCCATCTTTGTTTCTTTGTTGGTCTTCTACTTGTCGGCTCACAGAAGAACAATGAACAGCTACAAGACTGCTGTTCCTTTCCTACAATGA
- the PIC2 gene encoding Cu/Pi carrier (similar to Saccharomyces cerevisiae PIC2 (YER053C); ancestral locus Anc_7.228): MPDIELYTTKFYTTCTLGGIIACGPTHSSVTPLDLVKCRLQVNPSLYKSNLQGWQNIIKNEGGVKAIFTGFGATFIGYSLQGAGKYGGYEFFKHYYSTWFPNLYSNYSTLVYLGASGTAEFLADIMLCPFEAIKVRQQTTMPPFCKNVFQGWSKIVSKEGIAGLYKGITPLWFRQIPYTMVKFTSFEKIVESIYSYLPTPKSQMSMLQQISVSFTGGYLAGILCAAVSHPADVMVSKINNERAKDEEMLAATKRIYNRIGFMGLWNGLTVRIFMIGTLTSFQWLIYDSFKAYVGLPTSG, from the coding sequence ATGCCTGATATCGAACTATATACTACAAAATTCTACACTACTTGTACCCTAGGTGGGATCATTGCTTGTGGTCCAACCCATTCCTCTGTTACTCCGTTGGATTTGGTCAAATGTCGTTTACAAGTAAACCCTTCTCTgtataaatcaaatttacAAGGTTggcaaaatataattaaaaacgAAGGCGGTGTCAAAGCCATTTTCACTGGGTTTGGTGCCACATTCATCGGCTACTCTTTACAAGGTGCAGGTAAATACGGTGGGTATGAATTCTTTAAACATTATTACTCAACTTGGTTCCCCAACTTATATTCCAATTACTCCACTTTGGTTTATCTAGGTGCCTCAGGTACTGCAGAATTCTTGGCTGATATCATGTTATGTCCCTTCGAAGCTATCAAAGTCAGACAACAAACCACCATGCCACCTTTCTGTAAGAACGTTTTCCAAGGTTGGAGCAAGATTGTTTCCAAAGAGGGAATCGCAGGACTATACAAAGGTATCACCCCTCTTTGGTTCAGACAAATCCCTTACACTATGGTTAAGTTCACctcttttgaaaaaatcgTAGAATCCATTTACTCCTATTTACCAACACCAAAATCCCAAATGTCCATGTTGCAACAAATCTCCGTCAGTTTCACAGGTGGGTATCTAGCAGGTATTCTTTGTGCCGCCGTTTCGCACCCGGCCGATGTCATGGTTTCCAAGATCAATAATGAAAGAGctaaagatgaagaaatgCTTGCCGCCACCAAACGTATCTATAACCGTATTGGGTTCATGGGTCTATGGAACGGTCTTACCGTGAGAATCTTCATGATTGGTACGTTGACATCTTTCCAATGGTTGATTTACGATTCTTTCAAAGCTTATGTCGGATTACCAACTTCAGGTTGA